Proteins found in one uncultured Desulfuromonas sp. genomic segment:
- the mce gene encoding methylmalonyl-CoA epimerase: protein MVKKINHIGVAVKSIEEAAPLYREVYGMKDEGVEVVAEQKVKVAFFAVGESRIELLEPTSDDSPVARFMEKNGPGIHHVAYEVEDVEAELAKLSDLGIRLIDTVPRCGAHETKIAFLHPKSSGGILTELCQVNH, encoded by the coding sequence ATGGTAAAGAAAATCAATCACATTGGCGTCGCTGTTAAAAGCATTGAAGAGGCAGCTCCGCTCTATCGCGAAGTTTACGGCATGAAGGATGAGGGCGTTGAAGTTGTTGCGGAGCAAAAGGTGAAGGTTGCCTTCTTTGCCGTGGGCGAAAGCCGTATTGAGCTGCTCGAACCGACCAGTGATGATTCTCCGGTCGCTCGATTTATGGAGAAAAATGGGCCTGGAATTCATCACGTGGCGTATGAGGTGGAAGATGTCGAAGCGGAGTTGGCCAAGCTCTCAGACCTCGGGATTCGTCTCATTGATACGGTGCCGCGCTGCGGCGCGCATGAAACCAAAATTGCTTTTCTGCATCCCAAAAGCAGTGGCGGTATTTTAACAGAATTGTGTCAGGTCAATCACTGA
- a CDS encoding GspH/FimT family pseudopilin: MKPWNEQSGFTMLELVIVFTIIAVVTALIAPNFAEYSRNARLRSDAQSIYSLIYKAKMLAVKQHQEVQIFFDTASTPQAIRLFSNPGSNGTWDNGGDDVAIDIYTISSGNNFGHGTATSAIGASFDTDNVTFNDNAFTFNSRGLSSGSGYGYIENSRGKTYAVGVLTTGFIMFRQWSGSDWE, translated from the coding sequence ATGAAACCTTGGAACGAACAGAGTGGTTTTACAATGCTGGAACTGGTCATAGTTTTTACCATCATTGCTGTTGTTACCGCGCTTATTGCGCCCAACTTCGCTGAATATAGTCGCAACGCTCGACTTCGCAGTGATGCTCAATCTATTTACAGCCTCATCTATAAAGCAAAAATGCTTGCAGTCAAACAGCATCAAGAAGTCCAAATCTTTTTTGACACGGCTTCAACACCCCAAGCAATTCGTTTATTTTCCAACCCTGGTTCGAATGGCACTTGGGACAACGGTGGAGATGATGTCGCTATTGACATCTACACCATCTCGTCAGGAAACAACTTTGGTCATGGAACCGCGACATCGGCCATTGGAGCCTCATTTGACACTGACAATGTCACTTTCAACGATAATGCTTTTACTTTTAATTCAAGGGGGCTATCCAGCGGATCGGGATATGGGTACATAGAAAACAGTAGAGGAAAAACATACGCAGTGGGAGTTTTAACCACTGGATTCATCATGTTTCGCCAATGGTCAGGAAGCGACTGGGAGTAA
- a CDS encoding sigma-54 dependent transcriptional regulator has translation MSKNCSILIVDDESAMRHLLQTILEEEEYQVDAAENGKQALEKVEHNHYDLVLCDVRMPELDGIGFLSRILPKFPDLTVIMMSAYGSLETALNCMKNGAYDYISKPFRPDEIILTLKKAQERLRLQRENETLRRELRSSGEQQQIIGDSTAIKQVLHQVETLATVASPVLIQGETGTGKELIARALHEHSPRAKAPFVAVNCSALSPQLVESELFGHRKGAFTGATQNHPGLFYAANGGTLFLDEIGELPLEFQPKLLRALQEKEVLAVGETKPRKIDVRIIAATAKHLKETIAQRNFREDLYYRLAVVELTVPTLRSRKEDILSLCAYFLQKIATREGRPVPRLTRDASDALQNYSWPGNVRELQNVIEKTLIFCRGQEITINDLSKEINHPAAHAFVDDDISLKKATEALERRYISAALERTNGKRAQAAEMLEISLRSLQYKIKYYDIDL, from the coding sequence ATGAGCAAAAACTGCTCCATTCTCATTGTCGACGACGAATCCGCCATGCGTCATCTCCTCCAGACGATTTTAGAGGAGGAAGAGTATCAGGTCGACGCAGCTGAAAACGGCAAACAGGCTCTTGAGAAAGTCGAACACAATCATTATGACCTGGTCTTGTGCGACGTTCGCATGCCTGAATTGGATGGTATCGGCTTCCTCAGTCGTATTCTGCCTAAATTCCCTGACTTAACCGTTATTATGATGAGCGCTTATGGGTCACTTGAAACAGCATTGAACTGTATGAAGAATGGCGCCTACGACTACATATCAAAACCGTTTCGGCCGGATGAAATTATTCTTACTCTGAAAAAAGCCCAGGAGCGATTACGGTTGCAGCGGGAGAACGAAACGTTGCGGCGCGAACTTAGATCCTCTGGAGAACAACAGCAGATCATCGGCGACAGCACTGCCATCAAGCAGGTGCTGCATCAGGTTGAGACACTGGCGACCGTGGCCTCACCGGTGCTCATTCAGGGCGAAACCGGTACCGGCAAGGAACTGATTGCCCGTGCGTTACATGAGCACAGCCCGCGCGCCAAAGCTCCCTTTGTGGCCGTCAACTGCAGTGCGCTGTCCCCGCAATTAGTGGAAAGTGAACTGTTCGGCCACCGCAAGGGAGCTTTTACCGGCGCCACCCAGAATCATCCGGGCCTGTTCTATGCCGCTAACGGCGGTACCTTATTTCTCGATGAAATCGGTGAATTGCCTTTGGAGTTTCAGCCCAAACTACTTCGGGCTCTGCAAGAGAAAGAGGTCCTTGCCGTAGGGGAAACAAAACCGCGCAAAATTGATGTCCGAATCATCGCCGCAACAGCCAAACACCTCAAAGAGACGATTGCTCAGAGAAACTTCCGTGAAGACCTCTACTACCGCTTGGCCGTTGTTGAGCTGACAGTCCCGACACTGCGCTCCCGCAAAGAGGATATTCTTTCCCTTTGTGCGTATTTTCTCCAGAAAATTGCCACACGTGAAGGTCGTCCCGTGCCCAGGCTGACCCGTGACGCCAGTGATGCGCTGCAAAATTACTCCTGGCCCGGCAATGTCCGTGAACTGCAGAACGTCATCGAAAAGACGTTGATTTTTTGCCGAGGGCAGGAAATCACGATCAACGATCTGTCCAAAGAGATCAACCATCCAGCAGCACACGCGTTCGTAGATGACGATATTTCTCTAAAAAAAGCGACAGAGGCTTTGGAAAGGCGCTATATCTCCGCAGCCCTTGAACGGACAAACGGCAAACGCGCCCAAGCGGCCGAGATGCTTGAGATCAGCCTGCGTTCGTTGCAGTATAAAATCAAGTACTACGACATCGACCTGTAA
- a CDS encoding prepilin-type N-terminal cleavage/methylation domain-containing protein, which translates to MPERIRQDGFSLIEMLIALMILAIGILAVVTMQVTSMRNNALSFSRTEAATASQGIIENLMSRTFNDSLLQDTNGDGNAGLMDIGANADFSLSTTTNNITHQFYWNISKNDPVPNSLTIGLTVQWSFSGTQRSFSMTQIIGQ; encoded by the coding sequence ATGCCCGAAAGAATTAGACAAGACGGTTTTTCCCTCATAGAAATGCTCATCGCTCTCATGATTTTGGCGATCGGCATTCTTGCCGTTGTTACTATGCAAGTAACATCAATGCGTAATAACGCCCTTTCTTTCAGTCGCACTGAGGCCGCAACAGCAAGCCAGGGGATAATAGAAAATCTGATGTCAAGAACATTCAACGACAGTTTATTGCAAGACACTAATGGTGATGGCAATGCAGGCCTAATGGACATCGGAGCTAATGCTGATTTCAGCCTTAGCACAACAACAAATAACATTACTCATCAATTTTATTGGAATATCAGTAAAAACGATCCCGTTCCAAACAGCCTAACTATTGGCCTGACTGTTCAATGGTCTTTTTCCGGGACTCAACGATCTTTTTCTATGACCCAAATAATAGGACAATAA
- a CDS encoding HAMP domain-containing sensor histidine kinase produces MKRVLGLRTEIILSSGLLVGAALLFMTFLLLRLTETRLLDQAIKLHTDHSTALSIAVEQLPELEMVQVVEQYARHHELLHWRLVDQQMMPIAMSTTLTVRDRAQRELRYALLRQSPQIHLSFPSTLNLWPNAQASEQYVEITTSIHRYGTTYALQLRYPLHNIFEQLLALTKLAVLFCFGYGLILVLTAILLLNPSVIRPVTLLTRRALQITDGDLSQRAPESGPREITELGSAFNQMVDSLQNSLEEQRHHYRKLQETYEKLKQARQHLAHSERIASIGNLTSGIAHELGNPLSASIGYLELLKKRCEEPKNRDLIERALNESHRMDQLIKDLLDFAAPDHESAHANCAPSEVLKHSCDMLLQQGALKERHLSTDWPEQLSHVPIPPIKLQQVLVNLILNARDATDSYGAITVTAIENDLKVTIKVEDNGQGIEEQSLETIFDPFYTTKAPGKGRGLGLYVSYQLVHDAQGELQATSTQGKGSCFTVTLPIIPGES; encoded by the coding sequence ATGAAGCGCGTTCTCGGGCTCCGCACCGAAATCATCCTTTCCAGCGGATTATTGGTTGGCGCGGCCTTGCTTTTTATGACGTTTTTGCTGCTGCGCCTGACAGAAACACGCCTACTGGATCAGGCCATCAAGCTCCACACCGATCATTCAACGGCATTAAGCATCGCCGTGGAACAGCTACCGGAACTTGAAATGGTTCAGGTCGTCGAGCAGTATGCGCGACACCATGAACTTCTTCACTGGCGTCTCGTCGATCAACAGATGATGCCGATTGCCATGTCAACAACACTGACAGTTCGCGACCGGGCCCAGCGAGAGTTACGCTACGCCCTATTGCGTCAATCACCACAAATCCACCTCAGCTTCCCCAGCACCTTGAATCTCTGGCCAAACGCTCAGGCCTCGGAACAATATGTTGAAATAACCACGTCTATTCATCGTTATGGTACAACCTATGCGTTGCAACTGCGCTACCCGCTACACAACATTTTCGAACAACTTCTCGCTCTGACAAAACTGGCAGTGCTGTTCTGTTTCGGTTACGGCCTGATTCTGGTTCTGACCGCAATTTTGCTGCTCAACCCTTCGGTTATCCGTCCCGTAACCTTACTGACCCGCCGTGCATTACAAATTACCGATGGCGATTTAAGTCAACGCGCCCCGGAATCCGGACCACGGGAGATCACCGAGCTTGGTTCAGCCTTCAACCAGATGGTTGACAGTCTTCAAAACAGTCTCGAAGAACAACGTCATCACTATCGTAAGCTCCAGGAAACCTATGAAAAGCTAAAACAGGCACGTCAGCACCTGGCCCATTCGGAACGTATTGCTTCCATCGGCAACCTGACCTCCGGCATTGCTCATGAGCTGGGCAACCCTCTCAGTGCCTCAATCGGCTATCTGGAGTTACTCAAAAAGCGTTGTGAAGAGCCTAAAAACCGCGATCTCATTGAGCGCGCCCTCAATGAGAGTCATCGCATGGACCAACTGATCAAAGACTTGCTTGATTTTGCCGCCCCGGATCACGAGTCAGCCCATGCCAACTGTGCTCCTTCTGAGGTTCTCAAACACAGCTGCGACATGCTGTTACAGCAAGGGGCGCTGAAAGAACGCCATCTGTCGACGGACTGGCCGGAACAATTAAGCCATGTCCCTATTCCACCTATTAAACTACAGCAGGTTCTGGTCAACCTGATCCTCAATGCCCGCGACGCAACGGACAGCTATGGCGCCATCACCGTCACAGCAATAGAAAACGACTTGAAGGTCACAATTAAGGTCGAAGATAATGGTCAGGGCATTGAAGAGCAGAGCCTGGAAACCATTTTTGATCCGTTCTACACCACCAAAGCGCCGGGTAAGGGTCGCGGCCTCGGCTTATATGTCAGCTACCAACTGGTGCACGATGCCCAGGGCGAGTTACAGGCCACATCAACGCAAGGCAAAGGAAGCTGCTTTACGGTCACACTACCTATCATTCCCGGAGAGTCCTGA
- a CDS encoding PilC/PilY family type IV pilus protein, protein MERIILFLTLCFSLGIPFYSSAGEIDISDRPMETRVLTAPPLVMFLMDDSGSMDWETMTEGNDGQFDGDGYFFNPGDNLTGTGAGTIDATERREWKSQWSGYNKIYYNPHNTYIPWPSTGTYTLLNASTTAPRSNPINSTPTFDLTSEFYSVTSGLSGEIIIDDPQTSYIVNNTDYFQYSNTSDWYESGGGTTDEHSGYAKYTTHIGAWAEWSFTIDDSDNYEIYAWWDDYSNRDPDARYELRDNGGNVLFSTTADQGDYSGDWILLGTVENLSAGQYKIRVTREDGDGSSTLADAVRLLPEGAATVGLVSVKNSHYFTQDDEGNTYLVNLDPTEETRDYYLFTDIDGDDRVDNGELTAVDDTEVPLSIKKTFEGEEGEDPTYYTAADDIQNFANWYSFYRRREFTAKAAISQALKEFKGVKVGFYSINGHLEQPVLPIKLDMVQEAIDNQVIVDNADAGYSESGTWDNSESRSPYDGDARYTTNYSTATWNLNIPEEGTYNVYGWWNCYRNRDQKAKYTINNSSGSAVEYVNQRQEWGNTCGDWVLIGSYDFNEGTEHSINVSRHSGSTGSSTVADAVKLEKVSADLTNVDRTSDLLDMLYEMNSSGSTPLRKGLIQVGKYYKGESNNIDSSNSPYSSEADGGECQKAFVIAMTDGYYNDSISTIGNVDDDDTLFSGYSPYTDGYSNTLADIAMKYYYQDLRTDLNDSVPTDSCESNAHHQHMVTHAVSFGVKGTIDPNDLDPVSTLDPPYSEDPCFLGVNAPTMTWPSNSSDAGKIDDLFHAAINGRGLYFQADDPQSLVDALTKIVSDISLPASGASVSVNSNELQDGLVVYQTRYVANEWTGDVVAYAVDPYSGEIFSDEDDILWHAKLGIPDQGDRNIVTFDGSDGILFNYNTLTELQKEQLLFDSETDTTLAQARLDYLRGDNSNVDTYNFRYRTSNLGDVVHSAPKVAAGGETIYFGANDGMLHALDTETGVERFAFVPNALLAKLKLLTEREYEHQFYVDLSPTVKKLDTKNAWVVGGYGKGGKGLFALKTFESDDGGNISIDADSYDSSTDISTIANMVQWEYDATTNSDDDLGYTFSKPAIVRSNDLDHPWIVIIGNGYSSVNETAVLYIFDLQTGALVRKIFTLAGGSNGLSEPAITDVNGDYKTDYAYAGDLNGNMWKFDLRSTDSDNWDVAYKDDDDNPAPLFTATAQPITAKPDVMYHPNRTGYMVIFGTGKYLGESDRTTVDIQSLYGIWDYGDDADDSEYLGAIVNRNASDIEATLSRNSLKLLRQTIFDVRSLDGTLWRTFSDNLPSEEDNVATDEREDFDFWPVVADGNSGQNANPSLYAGWFVDLRTEEDYNDDNDDDFYDGERIIKDILISDGRAFIVSFIPDESPCTGGGVSFFYIINANTGGRLSTAQFDLSTFEDLIDHDDNPDTPGLAPTGKLYDGMLHETTLISTGGEKDKAYISSSSGEIIELDVPSERLGEIYWRVLN, encoded by the coding sequence ATGGAACGGATAATTCTATTTCTTACACTTTGTTTCAGTCTCGGTATCCCATTTTATTCAAGTGCCGGAGAGATTGACATCAGTGATCGTCCCATGGAGACAAGAGTTTTAACGGCACCACCGTTGGTGATGTTCCTGATGGACGATTCAGGCAGTATGGATTGGGAAACGATGACCGAAGGTAATGATGGACAGTTTGATGGAGATGGCTATTTTTTTAATCCTGGTGACAATCTCACCGGCACTGGGGCTGGAACCATTGATGCCACAGAGCGCCGGGAATGGAAATCCCAATGGTCTGGATACAACAAAATCTATTATAATCCTCACAATACCTATATCCCCTGGCCTAGCACAGGGACATATACACTATTAAATGCCAGCACAACTGCTCCACGCTCTAATCCGATTAACAGTACACCGACTTTTGATCTTACCAGTGAATTTTATTCTGTGACATCTGGGCTATCTGGTGAAATCATTATTGACGATCCGCAAACAAGCTACATTGTAAACAATACAGACTATTTCCAATATTCAAATACATCAGACTGGTATGAGTCTGGGGGCGGCACGACTGATGAACACAGTGGTTATGCAAAATACACTACGCATATCGGTGCCTGGGCAGAATGGTCATTCACAATTGACGATTCAGACAATTACGAAATTTATGCCTGGTGGGATGACTACTCTAACCGTGATCCCGATGCCCGGTACGAACTTAGAGACAACGGCGGAAACGTTCTTTTTTCTACTACCGCAGATCAAGGTGATTATTCAGGAGACTGGATTCTCTTAGGTACCGTCGAAAATCTCTCAGCGGGTCAATATAAAATTCGTGTGACCCGCGAAGACGGAGACGGTTCTAGCACCTTAGCGGACGCAGTTCGCCTGCTTCCTGAGGGTGCTGCCACAGTCGGTCTGGTGTCTGTTAAAAATTCCCATTATTTCACCCAAGACGACGAAGGCAATACTTACCTTGTCAATCTTGATCCAACGGAAGAAACGCGCGATTATTATCTATTTACTGATATCGATGGTGATGACCGAGTCGACAATGGTGAATTAACAGCTGTAGATGATACTGAAGTTCCGCTTTCCATAAAAAAAACTTTCGAAGGTGAAGAGGGTGAGGACCCAACTTATTACACCGCTGCAGACGATATACAAAATTTTGCCAACTGGTACTCTTTTTATAGGCGTCGCGAGTTCACCGCCAAGGCCGCAATTAGCCAAGCTCTTAAAGAGTTTAAAGGAGTAAAAGTTGGCTTTTATTCCATAAATGGGCACTTGGAACAACCTGTTTTACCAATTAAGCTCGATATGGTTCAAGAAGCAATCGACAATCAGGTAATTGTTGATAATGCGGATGCTGGATACAGTGAATCGGGTACGTGGGATAATTCCGAATCACGCTCACCATATGATGGAGACGCTCGTTATACAACAAATTACAGTACGGCCACTTGGAATCTAAATATCCCAGAAGAGGGTACTTATAATGTCTATGGATGGTGGAATTGTTACAGAAACCGCGACCAGAAGGCCAAATACACCATAAATAATAGCTCTGGATCTGCCGTCGAATATGTAAACCAGCGTCAAGAATGGGGAAACACTTGTGGTGATTGGGTTTTGATCGGCTCTTATGATTTCAATGAGGGAACTGAGCACTCTATTAATGTTAGTCGTCATTCCGGGAGTACTGGCAGCAGTACCGTTGCTGATGCAGTAAAACTTGAAAAGGTTTCGGCAGATCTTACTAATGTTGACCGAACCAGTGACTTGCTGGATATGTTGTATGAAATGAATTCGAGCGGTTCCACCCCCTTACGAAAAGGCTTGATACAGGTAGGCAAATATTACAAAGGCGAAAGCAACAACATTGACAGTAGCAACTCACCATATTCATCTGAAGCTGATGGCGGGGAATGCCAAAAGGCCTTTGTTATCGCCATGACCGACGGCTATTACAATGACTCCATTTCAACCATAGGCAATGTAGATGATGATGATACACTTTTTTCTGGCTACTCCCCTTATACTGACGGCTATTCAAATACCCTCGCCGATATTGCGATGAAATATTATTATCAGGACCTGCGTACAGATTTAAATGACTCAGTACCAACTGATTCCTGTGAATCAAATGCACACCATCAACATATGGTGACCCATGCTGTTTCGTTCGGAGTTAAAGGTACCATTGATCCTAACGATCTTGATCCTGTCTCAACCCTGGATCCACCCTATTCAGAAGACCCTTGTTTCCTAGGAGTTAACGCTCCAACGATGACGTGGCCAAGCAATAGTAGTGATGCTGGCAAAATTGATGACTTGTTCCATGCCGCTATTAATGGGCGAGGTCTGTACTTTCAGGCGGATGATCCCCAATCACTGGTTGATGCGTTAACCAAAATTGTCTCCGATATTTCCCTACCAGCTTCCGGCGCTTCTGTTTCTGTCAACAGTAATGAGCTACAAGATGGCCTGGTCGTTTACCAAACTCGCTATGTTGCTAATGAATGGACGGGGGATGTCGTTGCGTACGCTGTAGACCCTTATTCTGGAGAAATTTTCAGTGATGAGGATGACATCCTTTGGCACGCGAAGCTGGGCATACCTGATCAGGGAGACAGGAACATCGTGACTTTCGACGGGAGTGACGGAATTTTGTTTAACTACAACACCCTGACGGAACTTCAGAAAGAGCAACTACTTTTCGACAGTGAGACAGACACAACTTTGGCCCAGGCACGGTTGGATTATCTCCGTGGTGATAATAGTAATGTTGACACCTACAACTTCCGGTACCGGACCAGTAATCTTGGGGATGTAGTGCATTCTGCTCCAAAAGTTGCTGCAGGTGGTGAAACAATATATTTTGGCGCAAATGACGGTATGCTGCACGCACTTGATACTGAAACGGGTGTGGAACGTTTTGCGTTTGTACCCAATGCTCTTTTGGCCAAGCTGAAGCTACTCACTGAACGGGAATATGAGCATCAATTCTATGTTGATCTGTCACCGACAGTAAAAAAACTTGACACAAAAAATGCCTGGGTTGTTGGAGGATATGGTAAAGGCGGTAAAGGTCTTTTCGCCTTGAAAACTTTTGAATCTGACGACGGTGGCAATATAAGTATTGATGCTGACAGCTATGACAGCTCAACAGACATAAGCACCATTGCGAATATGGTGCAATGGGAATACGATGCGACAACCAACTCCGATGATGACTTGGGTTATACATTCAGCAAACCTGCTATTGTACGAAGCAATGATCTTGACCACCCGTGGATTGTTATAATCGGCAATGGCTACAGCAGCGTCAATGAAACAGCTGTCCTCTATATTTTTGATCTGCAAACCGGTGCTTTGGTACGAAAAATTTTTACTCTTGCAGGCGGCTCCAATGGTTTATCTGAACCGGCAATTACGGATGTCAACGGTGATTATAAGACTGACTATGCTTACGCAGGGGATCTAAACGGCAACATGTGGAAGTTTGATTTAAGATCCACGGACAGTGATAACTGGGATGTCGCCTATAAGGATGACGACGACAATCCTGCACCACTCTTTACAGCTACAGCACAACCCATCACTGCAAAACCTGACGTTATGTATCATCCTAACCGAACTGGCTACATGGTAATATTTGGTACCGGTAAGTATCTTGGTGAATCCGACAGAACAACTGTTGACATTCAATCACTTTACGGTATCTGGGACTACGGTGATGATGCGGATGATAGTGAATATCTCGGAGCTATTGTAAACCGCAATGCCTCGGATATTGAAGCAACACTTAGCCGTAATAGCCTCAAATTATTACGGCAAACAATCTTTGACGTTAGAAGCCTAGATGGCACCTTATGGAGGACATTTTCAGACAACCTTCCTTCAGAAGAAGATAATGTTGCAACCGATGAACGCGAAGATTTTGATTTTTGGCCAGTAGTGGCTGACGGTAATAGTGGGCAAAATGCCAATCCTTCTCTTTATGCAGGTTGGTTCGTTGACTTGCGTACTGAAGAGGACTACAACGACGATAATGATGATGATTTCTATGATGGGGAACGTATCATAAAAGACATTTTAATTAGTGATGGCCGAGCATTTATTGTTTCCTTCATTCCGGACGAATCTCCTTGTACAGGTGGCGGTGTTTCATTTTTTTATATCATTAATGCAAACACGGGTGGCCGTCTTAGTACCGCGCAATTTGACCTCAGCACCTTTGAAGACTTGATTGACCATGATGATAATCCTGATACACCGGGACTTGCCCCAACAGGCAAGTTATACGATGGTATGTTGCATGAGACGACACTTATTTCTACAGGTGGAGAAAAAGATAAAGCCTACATCAGTTCTTCTAGTGGCGAAATCATTGAACTAGACGTTCCATCCGAAAGGTTGGGAGAAATCTACTGGCGAGTCCTTAACTAA
- a CDS encoding PilW family protein, protein MKFSKGFTLIELLIAIFFFSILGTAITTMYIKNTHISTAQTEVVHTQLNLRATADYLGMEIRMAGFNNELPTAESLDPTDSSPKILTATDSQFRFTIHDDKSGTLRDIDIRLRPSQDTDNDGIADDNGADLCIQFGGAGGYQTIAEDIQAVSFAYGYDDDDIDSAVELYTSTGGINEIVWAIPDPAGSGNWMRLDANGDGAINEDDDTDNDNLLNLVNTGTAVNIGKIRAVRVTLLGTSEYKDHDYSNNASYVVGQHVIKPGDKIRRRILTSIVQCRNLRR, encoded by the coding sequence ATGAAATTCAGCAAAGGATTTACCCTTATAGAACTGCTTATTGCCATATTTTTCTTCAGCATTTTAGGCACTGCAATTACAACTATGTACATTAAAAATACGCATATATCTACCGCTCAAACTGAAGTCGTACACACTCAATTGAACTTACGTGCAACAGCAGACTATCTTGGCATGGAAATTCGCATGGCAGGATTTAACAATGAACTTCCTACAGCAGAAAGCCTTGATCCTACAGATTCCAGTCCTAAGATACTCACCGCAACGGATAGCCAATTTCGTTTTACGATTCATGATGATAAATCAGGTACTCTTAGAGATATTGATATACGTTTACGACCATCGCAAGACACCGATAACGATGGGATTGCAGACGACAATGGAGCAGATTTATGCATACAGTTTGGTGGAGCCGGCGGATACCAGACGATTGCTGAAGACATCCAGGCCGTATCTTTTGCTTATGGCTATGATGACGACGACATTGACAGCGCTGTTGAATTATACACTTCAACCGGAGGCATTAATGAAATCGTTTGGGCGATTCCTGACCCGGCTGGTAGTGGAAATTGGATGAGATTAGATGCCAATGGTGATGGAGCAATCAATGAAGACGATGACACGGACAATGACAACTTGCTCAATCTTGTCAACACAGGAACGGCTGTAAATATTGGGAAAATCAGAGCGGTACGAGTTACATTGCTTGGCACGTCTGAATACAAAGACCACGATTATAGTAATAATGCCAGTTACGTTGTTGGTCAACATGTTATTAAACCAGGAGATAAAATTCGGCGGCGTATTTTAACCAGCATTGTACAATGCCGTAATTTGAGGAGATAG
- a CDS encoding IS4 family transposase → MVHCSTVLSQIVRIFPRHEFQTLANKHHAGQKFRSFSRWSQFVALLTAQLSGRDSLRDIVENMSAQASKLYHLGVKPFSRATLSRANEQQPHKMYEALFLRLLNRCQSLAPRNKAFKLKGKIYLLDASLVDLTLSLFPWAQYRKSKGAAKLHIGLDADGYLPAFVDLSEGKEHEINMARQLELPKDSYVVFDRGYTDYSWYQELTDSGIRFVTRLKSNAVTFPGPKRRGRKSPGVLLDQQIQLKGIDGTFRKVRYLDAETDITYEFVTNALDISAATVADLYKERWQIELFFKWIKQNLRIKSFLGTSRNAVMTQIWIVLCAYLLLAYLKFQAKISQTLQQMLRLLRLNLFERRDFMELFKPPDRKNIKNNGQLALV, encoded by the coding sequence ATGGTGCATTGTAGCACTGTTCTTTCGCAAATAGTACGAATTTTCCCGAGACATGAGTTTCAGACTCTGGCCAATAAGCACCACGCCGGACAGAAATTCCGCTCGTTTTCCCGCTGGTCACAGTTTGTTGCTCTGCTGACAGCACAACTGAGCGGTCGTGATAGCTTGCGGGATATTGTTGAAAATATGTCGGCTCAAGCCAGCAAGCTTTATCATCTCGGAGTTAAGCCGTTCAGTCGGGCAACGCTGAGTCGAGCCAATGAGCAACAGCCTCACAAAATGTACGAAGCGCTGTTTCTTCGGCTGCTGAACCGCTGCCAGTCGCTGGCTCCGCGAAACAAAGCGTTCAAGCTCAAGGGCAAGATCTACCTGCTCGATGCCTCGCTGGTGGATCTGACTCTATCGTTGTTTCCCTGGGCCCAGTACCGTAAAAGCAAAGGGGCTGCGAAGCTGCATATCGGTCTGGATGCCGACGGCTACCTGCCCGCCTTTGTCGATCTGAGCGAGGGCAAGGAGCATGAGATCAACATGGCCAGGCAGCTGGAGTTACCCAAGGATTCCTATGTTGTCTTTGATCGAGGCTATACCGATTACTCCTGGTATCAGGAACTGACGGATAGCGGCATTCGCTTCGTGACGCGCCTGAAGAGCAATGCGGTCACCTTCCCCGGCCCCAAGCGCAGAGGGCGCAAAAGTCCGGGAGTTTTGCTGGATCAACAAATTCAACTCAAAGGGATCGACGGCACCTTTCGTAAAGTGCGTTACCTGGATGCAGAAACCGACATCACCTACGAGTTTGTGACCAATGCGCTGGATATTTCGGCCGCAACGGTCGCTGATTTGTACAAAGAACGCTGGCAGATCGAGTTGTTCTTTAAATGGATCAAACAGAATCTGCGCATTAAAAGCTTTCTGGGCACTTCCCGCAACGCTGTGATGACCCAGATCTGGATTGTTCTGTGCGCCTACCTACTGCTGGCGTATTTGAAATTTCAGGCGAAGATCAGTCAAACGTTGCAGCAGATGTTGCGGTTATTACGGCTAAATTTGTTCGAGAGACGCGATTTTATGGAGCTGTTTAAACCTCCAGATCGAAAAAACATCAAAAACAACGGGCAGTTAGCCCTTGTTTAA